The Halorientalis sp. IM1011 genome window below encodes:
- a CDS encoding GMC family oxidoreductase, whose translation MSDAVDRSPSERVDVCVVGAGPAGALAAHRLAERGHEVVVLEAGPRFDFESRLDRMERAIRPAHSDTEVWDMGGERDAYRSSGELFYPLNSARVKGIGGSTLHWQGMVMRHHEADFERRTRDGVAADWPIGYDDLEPYYADAETELGVAGASDNPFAPPREEPHPLPAFEPSYSDSLFAEACERLGVTMHSVPNARNSEGYDDRSACVGYGTCKPVCPSGAKYSADVHVRKAEDAGARVIDRAPAQELVTDDTGQVAAARYATPDGETHRQTAREFVVACGGIETPRLLLMSRSSDHPEGLANSSGLVGRYFTEHLFCGAGGLLDERTRQNHVGFITSECHQFYDDPGRATSGTAGGIPASDDDLGPIKLEFLNYAGPSPVEMALGADEFGDDLLDSLQGAYGNNIAMGGLVGQLPREENRITLDTSTTDDHGNPVPDITWSLDARTKRTIRRANEIQHAILEELGVDIGWTVGPENTGPAFHHMGTTRMGTDPSESVVNPQLRTHDVPNLSVASSSVFVTPGALNPTLTIAALSLKCAEHVDERL comes from the coding sequence ATGAGTGACGCGGTGGACCGGTCGCCGAGCGAGCGGGTCGACGTGTGCGTCGTCGGGGCGGGTCCGGCCGGCGCGCTCGCCGCCCACCGACTCGCGGAGCGAGGCCACGAAGTCGTCGTGCTGGAGGCGGGACCGCGGTTCGACTTCGAGTCACGGCTCGACCGGATGGAGCGAGCCATCAGACCCGCCCACTCCGATACCGAGGTCTGGGACATGGGCGGTGAACGCGACGCCTACAGGAGCAGTGGCGAGCTGTTCTATCCCCTCAACAGCGCTCGCGTAAAGGGGATCGGGGGCTCGACGCTGCACTGGCAGGGGATGGTGATGCGCCACCACGAGGCGGACTTCGAGCGCCGAACCCGGGACGGCGTCGCCGCCGACTGGCCAATCGGCTACGACGACCTCGAACCCTACTACGCCGACGCCGAGACGGAACTGGGCGTCGCGGGGGCCTCGGACAACCCCTTCGCGCCGCCGCGGGAGGAACCCCACCCGTTGCCCGCGTTCGAGCCCTCATACAGCGACTCGCTGTTCGCCGAGGCCTGCGAGCGACTGGGCGTCACGATGCACTCGGTGCCCAACGCACGCAACTCGGAGGGCTACGACGATCGGAGCGCTTGCGTCGGCTACGGCACCTGCAAACCCGTCTGTCCCTCCGGCGCGAAGTACAGCGCCGACGTGCACGTCCGGAAGGCCGAGGACGCTGGCGCTCGCGTGATCGACCGCGCACCGGCACAGGAACTCGTCACCGACGACACTGGGCAAGTGGCGGCCGCTCGCTACGCCACGCCCGACGGCGAGACTCACAGACAGACGGCCCGCGAGTTCGTCGTCGCCTGCGGCGGTATCGAAACTCCCAGACTCCTGCTCATGTCCCGGTCGTCCGATCATCCGGAGGGCCTGGCCAACAGTTCCGGACTCGTCGGCCGATACTTCACCGAACACCTCTTCTGTGGGGCCGGCGGCCTGCTCGACGAGCGGACCCGCCAGAACCACGTCGGGTTCATCACAAGCGAGTGCCACCAGTTCTACGACGACCCCGGACGGGCCACGTCGGGGACGGCGGGCGGAATCCCCGCCAGCGACGACGACCTCGGCCCGATCAAACTGGAGTTCCTGAACTACGCCGGTCCCTCGCCCGTCGAGATGGCGCTGGGAGCCGACGAGTTCGGCGACGACCTGCTCGACTCACTGCAGGGTGCCTACGGCAACAACATCGCCATGGGCGGGCTCGTGGGACAGTTGCCCAGGGAGGAAAACCGGATCACGCTCGACACCTCCACCACCGACGACCACGGCAACCCCGTGCCCGACATCACGTGGTCGCTGGACGCCCGAACGAAGCGGACGATCCGGCGGGCCAACGAGATCCAGCACGCGATCCTGGAGGAACTGGGCGTCGACATCGGCTGGACGGTCGGCCCGGAAAACACCGGGCCGGCCTTCCACCACATGGGGACGACCCGGATGGGAACCGACCCGTCCGAGAGCGTGGTGAACCCACAGCTACGGACCCACGACGTGCCCAACCTCTCGGTGGCGTCGAGCAGCGTGTTCGTCACGCCCGGGGCGCTGAACCCCACGCTCACCATTGCGGCGCTGTCGCTGAAGTGTGCGGAGCACGTCGACGAACGGCTGTGA
- a CDS encoding fumarylacetoacetate hydrolase family protein has product MKRVRFRDSAGNVRGGRWTVEDGEEVVTAAAGPYGRISFGDETFAPDDVDILPPCEPTKIVCVGLNYADHAAEQDKEVPDRPLLFLKPPNTVTSHNQEVTLPSGKERIDHEAELAVVIGERCKGVSADAAMDYVSGFTCLNDLSNRDDQRVEQNWVRGKAFDDAAPIGPLVATPEHVPEDATIECRVNGELRQQSSRDQFIFSVPELIEEITTYMTLEPGDVISTGTPAGVGPLADGDEVEVEIEGIGTLRNTVHIP; this is encoded by the coding sequence ATGAAACGCGTACGCTTCCGGGATTCCGCGGGCAACGTGCGTGGAGGTCGCTGGACCGTCGAGGACGGCGAGGAGGTGGTGACGGCCGCGGCCGGACCGTACGGACGCATCTCCTTCGGCGACGAGACCTTCGCGCCCGACGATGTCGACATTCTCCCGCCCTGTGAACCCACCAAGATCGTCTGTGTCGGCCTCAACTACGCCGATCACGCCGCCGAACAGGACAAGGAGGTCCCGGATCGCCCTCTCCTCTTCCTCAAACCGCCCAACACGGTCACGAGCCACAACCAGGAGGTCACGCTTCCGTCAGGCAAGGAGCGCATCGACCACGAGGCCGAACTCGCCGTCGTCATCGGCGAGCGCTGCAAGGGCGTCAGCGCCGACGCGGCCATGGACTACGTCTCCGGCTTCACCTGTCTCAACGACCTCTCGAACCGCGACGACCAGCGGGTCGAACAGAACTGGGTCCGCGGGAAGGCCTTCGACGACGCCGCCCCGATCGGCCCGCTCGTCGCGACCCCGGAGCACGTCCCCGAGGACGCGACCATCGAGTGTCGCGTCAACGGCGAACTCCGCCAGCAGTCATCCCGCGACCAGTTCATCTTCTCCGTGCCCGAACTGATCGAGGAGATCACGACCTACATGACCCTGGAACCCGGTGACGTGATCTCTACCGGCACCCCCGCCGGTGTCGGCCCGCTCGCCGACGGCGACGAAGTCGAAGTCGAGATCGAGGGTATCGGCACACTCCGCAATACCGTCCACATTCCATGA
- a CDS encoding metal-dependent hydrolase: protein MELTWHGHATWHVSVGDTDILIDPFFDNPKTDAEAGDFDPDVVLVTHGHDDHVADVGAFTDATLAGTPEVVGHLSGEHDFAEDDVVGFNLGGTVEFGDAYVTMHRADHTNGMGEGFVAPSGGNCAGYVISDTVPTQIEDEDSTTFYHAGDTGLMTEMREVIGPYLEPDAAALPVGDHFTMGPMQAAIAVDWLDVDHAFPMHYDTFPPIEMDPDRFVDEVAATGSDAEVHVLDGDESFDLGT from the coding sequence ATGGAACTCACATGGCACGGTCACGCGACCTGGCACGTTTCGGTCGGTGACACCGACATCCTGATCGACCCGTTCTTCGACAACCCCAAGACCGACGCCGAAGCCGGGGACTTCGACCCGGACGTGGTACTCGTCACGCACGGCCACGACGACCACGTCGCCGACGTGGGCGCGTTCACCGACGCGACGCTGGCGGGGACGCCCGAGGTCGTCGGCCACCTCTCGGGCGAACACGACTTCGCCGAGGACGACGTGGTCGGGTTCAACCTCGGCGGCACCGTCGAGTTCGGCGACGCCTACGTGACGATGCACCGCGCCGACCACACCAACGGCATGGGCGAAGGCTTCGTCGCCCCCAGTGGCGGCAACTGCGCGGGCTACGTCATCAGCGACACCGTCCCGACACAGATCGAAGACGAGGATTCGACGACGTTCTACCACGCCGGCGACACCGGCCTGATGACCGAGATGCGCGAGGTCATCGGTCCGTACCTCGAACCAGACGCCGCGGCGCTGCCCGTCGGCGATCACTTCACAATGGGGCCCATGCAGGCCGCCATCGCCGTCGACTGGCTCGACGTCGACCACGCCTTCCCGATGCACTACGACACGTTCCCGCCCATCGAGATGGACCCCGACCGATTCGTCGACGAGGTGGCCGCGACCGGCAGTGACGCGGAGGTCCACGTCCTCGACGGCGACGAGTCGTTCGACCTGGGCACCTGA
- a CDS encoding DUF5799 family protein, whose amino-acid sequence MDHWTDRIVGDRMTVDQQFTDRVESSQFSRQQWGMVMTAIEFDIENPTDQEAATLVADTSALPSVIPELDSMDDHPMAGPGGPGGSVGDTGGGMFGGIKDALGLGSDEDDDLDEERLAAAERLADEYAAELQAHLEETGKWSAIRAAAAESGQ is encoded by the coding sequence ATGGACCACTGGACCGACCGGATCGTCGGCGACCGGATGACGGTCGACCAGCAGTTTACCGACCGCGTCGAATCGTCGCAATTCTCCCGCCAGCAGTGGGGGATGGTCATGACAGCGATCGAGTTCGATATCGAGAACCCGACCGACCAAGAGGCGGCGACGCTCGTCGCCGACACGAGCGCCCTCCCCTCGGTAATCCCCGAACTCGACTCGATGGACGACCACCCGATGGCCGGACCGGGCGGCCCCGGCGGCTCCGTCGGTGACACTGGCGGCGGTATGTTCGGTGGGATCAAAGACGCGCTCGGACTCGGGAGCGACGAAGACGACGATCTCGACGAGGAGCGACTGGCGGCGGCCGAGCGGTTGGCCGACGAGTACGCCGCGGAGTTACAGGCTCACCTCGAAGAGACGGGCAAGTGGAGCGCGATCCGGGCGGCGGCCGCCGAGTCGGGTCAGTAG
- a CDS encoding PAS domain S-box protein: MTDRDPILLVADSERPVPTTIEERGAAPVRRVDDETAARDAIADGVIAVLVANATDESVETLVERISDEVPETPVVAVVEERSETDDALFEAGATGVVTSETVPRLVGPDGPELLAEMKQNDSVRGGDRDTAATPSLAETELLGGQTVPRQHDGSLVLGGSNAPTQADRQRYETIFNTVEDGIYLMDPDGRFVAVNDAGEELTGYPREYLVGRHVSIALPEEDIERGRQLIQDLLRDDDRHVGTLEQTVVTAEGEEIPCENRLAIIESDGEFLGNVGVIRDVRERRERERQLREERALVEAIFEAVPDLLYAFDENGEFLRWNDYVPEVTGYGEDEIQEMNPLQFLAPDERERVRDTLGTVVSNRRIEHVEADLATSDGERIPHEFSGGPVVDDDGELIGVAGMGRDVSDRVARERQIERQRDELDELNRINAVIRDIDQALIRARSREEAEHVVCDRLAASEAYRFAIVTGYDPTTDTLVPRTGAGDHDRLDVVEALGSAPDELGREAIRTRGVEVVGNLRASDRLDAWESAAFECGARSLAVIPITFEDRIYGLLSVFAARPNAFDEREKTVLGELGDTLGYALDTIEREEREQLLTTLQASTRELIDAESRPEVCERVVTAVADVLTEADVGVFLLDDDRGDLARTAATTEFSDRFPSERLPDPDTRGTTIWSAFLDGETVVFDTTELASLTDDIGSGMAVPLGDHALLVALSPDPTGLDGDIRHVLELFATSAEAALDRVEGEADLRARDAELERQNRRLKRQVKINEVLRGVDEALVDGTTRAEIEESVCERLVTEGSYRFAWIGQFDPATEDVEPRTWAGEGSEYLDTLGTDGREPSYRALDGGESVIVSPVSEHLREEPWRQAALRRDFRSVVAVPLAYENYTYGVLAVYAENSDAFGETERPVFAELGETIANAINGIETKQSLLGDDAIRLKLHLDDETSPLVSLRRRLDCTIRLEGINTWTADGLRAFLTIADADPAAVETALNETVAVADYSRVGDGDSEVYEIEFADETVLGTLLEHGGLPRDLTVDDGGMELFVDVPHDIHVRELVDAVRASYPTTELIARKDVSRELHSADQLRCDVLSDLTERQREVLSTAYLSGYFERPRESTGQDIADTLGVSQPAVNRHLRVAQRAVFDWLLSGTDVDGAALDR; encoded by the coding sequence ATGACCGACCGTGATCCGATCCTATTAGTCGCCGACTCCGAGCGGCCAGTCCCGACCACCATCGAGGAACGGGGAGCCGCCCCGGTCCGACGCGTCGACGACGAGACCGCGGCCCGCGACGCGATCGCCGACGGTGTGATCGCGGTACTGGTCGCGAACGCGACCGATGAATCGGTCGAGACCCTGGTCGAGCGAATCAGCGATGAGGTTCCCGAGACGCCGGTCGTCGCTGTCGTCGAGGAGCGTAGCGAGACCGACGACGCGCTGTTCGAAGCCGGCGCGACCGGCGTCGTCACGTCCGAGACGGTGCCACGACTCGTCGGCCCGGACGGCCCGGAGTTGCTGGCAGAGATGAAACAGAATGACTCCGTCCGCGGGGGCGACCGCGATACGGCTGCGACGCCGTCGCTCGCCGAAACCGAACTGCTCGGCGGGCAAACGGTACCGAGACAGCACGACGGCAGTCTCGTACTCGGAGGGTCGAACGCGCCGACACAGGCGGATCGACAGCGATACGAGACCATCTTCAACACGGTCGAAGACGGGATTTACCTGATGGACCCCGACGGCCGGTTCGTCGCGGTCAACGACGCCGGTGAAGAACTGACCGGGTACCCGCGGGAGTATCTGGTGGGCCGGCACGTCTCGATCGCCCTCCCGGAGGAAGACATCGAACGCGGCCGCCAGTTGATTCAGGACCTCCTGCGTGACGACGACCGACACGTCGGCACGCTGGAACAGACGGTCGTGACGGCCGAGGGGGAGGAGATCCCCTGCGAGAACCGGCTCGCGATCATCGAGAGCGACGGCGAGTTCCTGGGCAACGTCGGCGTCATCCGCGACGTGCGCGAACGACGGGAGCGCGAGCGCCAGCTTAGAGAGGAACGGGCTCTCGTCGAGGCCATCTTCGAGGCCGTTCCCGACCTGCTCTATGCCTTCGACGAGAACGGCGAGTTCCTCCGGTGGAACGATTACGTGCCGGAGGTCACCGGGTACGGCGAGGACGAGATTCAGGAAATGAACCCACTCCAGTTCCTCGCCCCCGATGAACGCGAGCGTGTCAGGGACACCCTCGGCACGGTCGTCTCGAACCGTCGGATCGAACACGTGGAGGCGGATCTGGCGACCAGCGACGGCGAGCGGATCCCTCACGAGTTCAGTGGCGGCCCGGTCGTCGACGACGACGGCGAACTGATCGGCGTGGCGGGGATGGGCCGAGACGTGTCGGACCGTGTGGCCCGCGAGCGACAGATCGAGCGCCAGCGCGACGAACTCGACGAGCTAAACCGCATCAACGCCGTCATCCGCGACATCGATCAGGCGCTGATCCGCGCCCGGAGCCGCGAGGAGGCCGAACACGTCGTCTGTGATCGACTGGCCGCCTCGGAGGCCTACCGATTCGCGATCGTCACGGGCTACGACCCGACGACCGACACCCTCGTTCCGCGGACGGGGGCTGGCGACCACGACCGACTCGACGTGGTGGAAGCCCTGGGATCCGCCCCAGACGAACTGGGGCGGGAGGCGATCCGCACCCGGGGGGTCGAGGTCGTCGGGAATCTCAGGGCGAGCGATCGGCTCGACGCCTGGGAGTCCGCCGCCTTCGAGTGTGGCGCACGGTCGCTGGCGGTCATCCCGATCACGTTCGAGGACCGGATTTACGGCCTGCTGTCGGTGTTCGCGGCTCGGCCGAACGCGTTCGACGAGCGCGAGAAGACGGTGCTGGGCGAACTCGGCGATACTCTGGGGTACGCACTGGATACCATCGAGCGCGAGGAGCGCGAACAGTTGCTCACGACGCTGCAGGCGTCGACTCGCGAACTCATCGACGCCGAGTCGAGACCGGAGGTGTGCGAACGGGTCGTCACTGCGGTCGCGGACGTGCTGACGGAGGCCGACGTGGGTGTCTTCTTGCTCGACGACGACCGGGGCGACCTCGCCCGGACCGCTGCGACGACGGAGTTCTCCGATCGGTTCCCGTCCGAGCGCCTCCCGGACCCCGACACCCGTGGCACGACGATCTGGTCCGCCTTCCTCGACGGGGAGACCGTCGTGTTCGACACCACTGAACTGGCGTCGCTGACCGACGACATCGGGAGCGGGATGGCCGTCCCGCTCGGAGATCACGCGTTGCTGGTGGCGCTCTCGCCGGACCCGACGGGGCTCGACGGCGACATCCGACACGTCCTCGAACTGTTCGCCACCTCGGCCGAGGCCGCCCTCGACCGCGTCGAGGGCGAGGCCGACCTCCGGGCACGGGACGCCGAACTCGAACGACAGAACCGCCGGCTGAAACGACAGGTGAAGATCAACGAGGTGCTACGGGGCGTCGACGAGGCGCTGGTCGACGGGACCACGCGAGCCGAGATCGAGGAATCCGTCTGCGAACGACTCGTCACGGAAGGGTCCTACCGGTTCGCCTGGATCGGCCAGTTCGATCCAGCGACCGAGGACGTCGAGCCCCGAACCTGGGCGGGCGAGGGCAGCGAGTACCTCGACACGCTCGGGACGGACGGGCGGGAACCGAGCTACCGCGCGCTGGACGGGGGCGAGTCAGTGATCGTCTCGCCCGTGTCGGAACACCTGCGCGAGGAGCCGTGGCGACAGGCGGCGTTGCGGCGGGACTTCCGGTCGGTCGTGGCCGTCCCGCTCGCCTACGAGAACTACACCTACGGCGTGCTGGCGGTGTACGCCGAGAACAGTGACGCGTTCGGGGAGACCGAGCGGCCCGTGTTCGCGGAACTCGGCGAGACGATCGCCAACGCCATCAACGGCATCGAGACCAAACAGTCGCTCCTCGGCGACGACGCCATCAGGCTCAAACTCCACCTCGACGACGAGACGAGTCCCCTGGTCTCACTGCGTCGCCGTCTCGACTGTACCATCCGGCTCGAAGGCATCAACACCTGGACTGCCGACGGGCTCCGCGCGTTCCTCACGATCGCCGACGCCGACCCGGCGGCCGTCGAGACCGCCCTGAACGAGACCGTCGCCGTCGCCGACTACAGTCGCGTGGGGGACGGCGACAGCGAGGTGTACGAGATCGAGTTCGCCGACGAGACCGTCCTCGGAACGTTGCTGGAACACGGCGGGCTCCCGCGGGATCTCACCGTCGACGACGGGGGGATGGAGCTGTTCGTCGACGTGCCCCACGACATTCACGTCCGGGAACTGGTCGACGCCGTCCGGGCCTCGTACCCGACGACGGAACTGATCGCCCGCAAAGACGTGAGCCGCGAATTACACAGCGCGGACCAACTGCGTTGCGACGTGCTGAGCGATCTGACCGAGCGCCAGCGCGAGGTCCTGTCGACGGCTTACCTGAGCGGATACTTCGAGCGGCCCCGGGAGAGTACTGGACAGGATATCGCGGACACGCTCGGGGTCTCACAGCCTGCGGTGAACCGACATCTCAGGGTCGCTCAGCGAGCGGTCTTCGACTGGTTGCTCTCCGGAACCGACGTGGACGGCGCTGCTCTGGATCGATGA
- a CDS encoding HalOD1 output domain-containing protein, producing MRASISDTSGVPSASKPVVETIVSAVARVEGVDPVDLSEPVFAFVDPDALDALVASARPDTDLSVTFEAWGHEIGIEGDGTIRVDGEIQSQSAPEGVTGIRQGTHR from the coding sequence ATGCGTGCGAGTATAAGCGACACCAGTGGCGTACCATCAGCTAGCAAACCAGTCGTCGAGACGATCGTCTCCGCAGTTGCGCGGGTAGAGGGCGTCGATCCCGTCGACCTGTCGGAGCCGGTCTTCGCGTTCGTCGATCCCGACGCGCTGGACGCCCTCGTCGCCTCGGCGCGGCCCGATACCGACCTCTCCGTCACGTTCGAGGCCTGGGGCCACGAGATCGGTATCGAGGGGGATGGAACGATCCGGGTAGACGGCGAAATTCAGAGTCAGTCTGCACCCGAGGGTGTGACGGGGATCAGGCAAGGGACACACAGGTAA
- a CDS encoding isocitrate/isopropylmalate dehydrogenase family protein yields the protein MTHRIAVIPGDGIGGEVVPAAIDVLEALELDLEFVDGEAGDYVKEERGEALPDETYDLAAESDATLFGAAGETAADVILPLREAVDSFANVRPARAYPGVDAVKPETDLVFVRENTEGVYAGIEDDLTEDVTTLTRLVTEDASRRIAEFGFEYAEENGYSDVTVAHKANVMRKTDGRFLAACEDVAEEGNFEFDDALMDALAMHLIMHPEDYGVVICPNLAGDMLSDLAAGLVGGLGLLPSANIGPDNALFEPVHGSAPDIAGEGVANPAAMILSAAMMLDHLGYGDEATRVRNAVTAVLEGGPRTPDLGGDATTDDVTDAVVDAL from the coding sequence ATGACACACCGGATCGCGGTCATCCCCGGCGACGGTATCGGCGGCGAAGTCGTCCCTGCGGCCATCGATGTGCTCGAGGCGCTGGAACTGGATCTGGAGTTCGTCGACGGCGAAGCCGGCGATTACGTGAAAGAAGAGCGCGGCGAGGCACTCCCCGACGAGACCTACGATCTGGCCGCGGAGTCCGACGCGACGCTGTTCGGCGCGGCCGGCGAGACGGCCGCCGACGTAATCCTCCCGCTCCGGGAGGCCGTCGACTCCTTCGCCAACGTCCGCCCGGCCCGTGCGTACCCGGGCGTGGACGCGGTCAAGCCCGAGACCGACCTCGTGTTCGTCCGGGAGAACACCGAAGGAGTCTACGCCGGCATCGAGGACGACCTGACCGAAGACGTGACCACACTCACCCGACTCGTCACCGAGGACGCGTCCCGACGGATCGCCGAGTTCGGCTTCGAGTACGCCGAGGAGAACGGCTACTCGGACGTGACGGTCGCTCACAAGGCAAACGTCATGCGAAAGACCGACGGGCGGTTCCTGGCGGCGTGTGAGGATGTTGCCGAGGAAGGCAATTTCGAGTTCGACGACGCGCTGATGGACGCGCTGGCGATGCACCTCATCATGCACCCCGAGGACTACGGTGTGGTCATCTGTCCGAACCTCGCGGGGGACATGCTCTCGGATCTGGCGGCCGGGCTCGTCGGCGGACTGGGTCTGCTACCGAGTGCGAACATCGGGCCGGACAACGCACTCTTCGAGCCGGTCCACGGTTCCGCGCCGGACATCGCGGGGGAGGGCGTCGCGAACCCGGCGGCGATGATCCTGAGCGCAGCGATGATGCTCGACCATCTCGGGTACGGCGACGAGGCGACCCGCGTCCGGAACGCGGTCACGGCTGTTCTGGAGGGCGGGCCGCGGACGCCGGATCTGGGCGGCGACGCCACGACCGACGACGTGACCGACGCAGTGGTGGACGCGCTGTAG
- a CDS encoding TetR/AcrR family transcriptional regulator: MTQNGDPGELGPAKTEIMEATYQALQKHGYDNLTIQDIADEFENSRTLLYYHYDGRDELLVDFLEYVLYEFLGSLPDEKQSARAELETLVEVLLPATLDEEVYRVQLAMFELRVNGPHDRDAREQYLRVDSELKDLLEDIFTRGLEAGEFADIEPAVEAELFLSLLTGTRTRRLTVYDPEESIHELRNAINTQIERISSS; the protein is encoded by the coding sequence ATGACGCAGAACGGCGATCCGGGAGAACTCGGGCCGGCAAAAACGGAGATCATGGAGGCGACGTACCAGGCGTTGCAGAAACACGGGTACGACAACCTCACGATTCAGGATATTGCTGACGAGTTCGAGAACAGCCGCACGCTCCTCTATTATCACTACGATGGGCGAGACGAACTGTTAGTCGACTTTCTCGAGTACGTGCTGTACGAGTTTCTCGGGAGCCTCCCTGACGAGAAGCAATCGGCTCGGGCCGAACTCGAAACGCTGGTCGAGGTCCTCCTCCCGGCTACTCTCGACGAAGAAGTCTATCGGGTCCAGCTCGCCATGTTCGAACTGCGAGTAAATGGCCCGCACGATCGGGACGCCCGCGAACAGTACCTGCGCGTCGATAGCGAACTCAAAGACCTACTCGAGGATATCTTCACCCGCGGTCTCGAAGCCGGTGAATTTGCCGACATTGAACCGGCGGTCGAGGCCGAACTCTTTCTCTCCTTGCTTACCGGGACACGAACTCGACGGCTCACGGTCTACGATCCGGAGGAGTCGATTCACGAACTGCGAAACGCAATCAATACCCAGATCGAGCGTATTTCGTCCAGTTAA
- a CDS encoding SDR family NAD(P)-dependent oxidoreductase, translating into MYELAENVALVTGAGSGIGRATARRFAREGATVVVADIDVDGGEETVSRIEDAGGTATFVKTDVGRPDSIESSVETVIEQYERLDYAINNAATGNEPAPITEIEETEWDRINDINQKGVWAGMREQIPAMEASGGGAIVNVASMAGIRGSPGRSPYSASKHGVVGLTKTGALEFADAGVRVNAVCPTIVDTPALRAMSEAEQQQVISNVPMGRPAQPEEVASAILWLCSDEASFITGQTIPIDGGESQQ; encoded by the coding sequence ATGTACGAACTGGCCGAGAACGTGGCGCTCGTCACCGGTGCTGGCTCTGGAATTGGTCGGGCAACAGCAAGACGGTTCGCCCGAGAGGGTGCGACGGTCGTCGTCGCGGATATCGATGTCGACGGTGGCGAGGAGACTGTCAGCCGAATCGAGGACGCTGGCGGGACCGCGACCTTCGTGAAAACCGATGTCGGACGTCCGGATTCGATCGAATCCAGCGTCGAGACCGTCATCGAACAGTATGAACGCCTCGATTACGCAATCAACAACGCGGCGACGGGCAACGAACCCGCACCGATCACCGAGATCGAGGAAACCGAGTGGGATCGCATCAACGACATCAACCAGAAGGGCGTCTGGGCAGGAATGAGGGAGCAGATCCCGGCCATGGAGGCATCTGGCGGCGGTGCGATCGTCAACGTTGCCTCCATGGCGGGTATCCGGGGCAGTCCGGGGCGCAGTCCGTACAGCGCGAGCAAGCACGGCGTCGTCGGGTTGACGAAGACGGGTGCCCTCGAATTTGCCGACGCTGGGGTGCGAGTGAATGCAGTATGTCCGACGATCGTCGATACACCTGCGTTGCGTGCGATGTCCGAGGCAGAACAGCAACAGGTGATCTCGAACGTCCCGATGGGCCGTCCGGCACAGCCAGAAGAAGTTGCCAGTGCGATCCTGTGGCTCTGCTCGGACGAGGCGTCGTTCATCACTGGCCAGACGATCCCGATCGACGGCGGCGAATCTCAGCAGTAG
- the leuD gene encoding 3-isopropylmalate dehydratase small subunit gives MTDEVEIPEVKEVTGTGIPVRGNDIDTDQIIPARFMKVVTFDGLGQFSFFDQRFDEDDNEKDHPMNEDRFTDANVMVVNANFGCGSSREHAPQALMRWGIDAFIGESFAEIFAGNCLALGMPTVTADQETIEDLQDFVDENPDAEIDIDVAEETVTYDGKTVDVTVDEGQRKALVDGIWDTTALMKANQEAISETAEGLPYV, from the coding sequence ATGACAGACGAAGTGGAGATTCCCGAAGTAAAGGAAGTCACCGGGACCGGGATTCCAGTCCGCGGGAACGACATCGACACCGACCAGATCATCCCGGCGCGGTTCATGAAGGTCGTCACCTTCGACGGGCTCGGGCAGTTCTCCTTCTTCGATCAGCGGTTCGACGAGGACGACAACGAGAAGGACCACCCGATGAACGAGGACCGGTTCACGGACGCCAACGTGATGGTCGTCAACGCGAACTTCGGCTGTGGGTCCTCCCGTGAGCACGCCCCGCAGGCGCTGATGCGGTGGGGGATCGACGCGTTCATCGGCGAGTCCTTCGCCGAGATTTTCGCCGGCAACTGTCTGGCGCTCGGAATGCCGACGGTCACCGCCGATCAGGAGACCATCGAGGACCTGCAGGACTTCGTGGACGAGAACCCTGACGCCGAAATCGACATCGACGTGGCCGAGGAGACCGTTACCTACGACGGGAAGACCGTCGACGTGACCGTCGACGAGGGCCAGCGGAAGGCGCTCGTGGACGGCATCTGGGACACGACGGCCCTGATGAAGGCCAATCAGGAGGCTATCTCGGAGACGGCCGAGGGTCTGCCGTACGTCTGA